Proteins encoded by one window of Arabidopsis thaliana chromosome 2, partial sequence:
- the XID gene encoding myosin XI D codes for MVFGSMVWKHQLIGFSGIFSNVSPASVKVTVGSQVWVEDPDEAWLDGEVVEANGQEIKVNCQTKTVVAKVNAVHPKDPEFPELGVDDMTKLAYLHEPGVLLNLKARYNANEIYTYTGNILIAVNPFKRLPHLYGNEIMEQYKGTDFGELSPHPFAVADSAYRKMINEGVSQAILVSGESGAGKTESTKMLMQYLAYMGGKAESEGRSVEQQVLESNPVLEAFGNAKTVRNNNSSRFGKFVEIQFNHMGRISGAAIRTYLLERSRVCQVSDPERNYHCFYMLCAAPEQETERYQLGKPSTFHYLNQSNCHALDAIDDSKEYLATRKAMDVVGISPEEQDAIFRVVAAILHLGNIEFAKSEESDGAEPKDDKSRFHLKVAAKLFMCDEKALENSLCNRVMVTRGESITKPLDPGSAALSRDALAKIVYSKLFDWLVTKINNSIGQDSSSKYIIGVLDIYGFESFKTNSFEQFCINLTNEKLQQHFNQHVFKMEQEEYTKEEIDWSYIEFIDNQDVLDLIEKKPGGIIALLDEACMFPRSTHDTLAEKLYQTFGSHKRFTKPKLARTDFTICHYAGDVTYQTELFLDKNKDYVVGEHQSLMNSSDCSFVSSLFPKSREESSKSSKFSSIGSQFKQQLQSLLETLNTTEPHYIRCVKPNNVLKPEIFENVNVLHQLRCGGVMEAIRISCAGYPTRKPFNEFLTRFRILAPEATERSFDEVDACKKLLARVDLKGFQIGKTKVFLRAGQMAELDAHRAEVLGHSARIIQRKVITYLSRKKYLLLQSASTEIQAFCRGHIARVQFKATRREAASVRIQKQARTYICQTAFKKLCASAISIQSGLRAMAARVEFQYRTKRKAAIIIQSQIRRCLCRRRYLRTKKAAITTQCGWRVKVAHRELRKLKMAAKETGALQDAKTKLEKEVEELTSCLELEKQMRMELEQVKTQEVEDLRSALNDMKLQLGETQVTKSEEILKLQSALQDMQLEFEELAKELEMTNDLAAENEQLKDLVSSLQRKIDESDSKYEETSKLSEERVKQEVPVIDQGVIIKLEAENQKLKALVSTLEKKIDSLDRKHDVTSSNISDQLKESASSDYEMLSNLAAENERLKALVSSLENENYENDGNDSPNEQKEGPQMLKEEILAEDFSIDDEMTNKLAAENKDLYDLVDLLERKIDETEKKYEEASKLCEERLKQVVDTEKKYEEASRLCEERLKQVVDTETKLIELKTSMQRLEEKVSDMEAEDKILRQQALRNSASRKMSPQVSFTRPPPVENGHHESFAPIPSRRFGAMSFRRSQIEQQPHEFVDVLLKCVSKNVGFSHGKPVAAFTIYKCLIHWKLFEAEKTSVFDRIVPIFGSAIENPEDDSNLAYWLTNTSTLLFLLQRSLKSHSTTGASPKKPPQPTSFFGRMTQGFRSPSSASLSGDVVQQVDARYPALLFKQQLTAYIETIYGIFQENVKRKLAPVLSSCIQGLKDSSHEFSAETLSAESSEQNSPEKPSEENPPEKLSEDNSSGKLSEDYLAAKPSEDNSPAKPSEENSQAKLSEVNPQAKPSAENSLAKPSEENSPTETWQDVIGLLNQLLGTLKKNYVPLFLAQKIFCQTFQDINVQLFNSLLQRECCTFIMGKKVNVWLNELESWCSQATEDFVGSSWDELKNTRQALVLLVTEQKSTITYDDLTTNLCPALSTQQLYRICTLCKIDDHEDQNVSPDVISNLKLLVTDEDEDSRSFLLDNNSSIPFAADEISNSMQEKDFTNVKPAVELADNPNFHFLKE; via the exons AAGGTAACTGTGGGGTCACAGGTCTGGGTGGAAGATCCAGATGAAGCCTGGCTAGATGGAGAAGTTGTGGAAGCTAACGGTCAAGAGATCAAAGTTAATTGCCAAACCAAGACG GTTGTGGCAAAGGTTAATGCTGTCCACCCCAAGGATCCTGAGTTTCCTGAGCTTGGTGTGGACGACATGACAAAGCTTGCGTATTTGCATGAACCAGGGGTTCTTCTCAATCTAAAAGCCAGATACAATGcaaatgaaatatat ACATACACAGGGAATATACTGATAGCTGTGAATCCCTTTAAAAGATTACCCCACCTATATGGAAATGAGATAATGGAGCAATATAAGGGCACAGATTTTGGCGAGTTAAGCCCACATCCTTTTGCTGTTGCTGATTCTGCATACAG aaaaatgatCAACGAGGGAGTAAGCCAGGCGATCTTGGTGAGTGGAGAAAGCGGTGCTGGGAAGACAGAGAGCACAAAAATGCTCATGCAATATCTTGCATACATGGGTGGAAAAGCTGAGAGTGAAGGACGATCTGTCGAACAGCAAGTTTTGGAG TCAAATCCAGTTTTAGAAGCTTTTGGTAATGCAAAAACCGTCAGAAACAATAATTCAAG TCGTTTTGGTAAATTTGTGGAGATTCAGTTCAATCATATGGGAAGAATCTCAGGAGCTGCTATTAGAACATATTTGCTGGAGAGGTCACGAGTTTGTCAAGTTTCTGATCCTGAAAGAAACTATCATTGCTTTTACATGCTTTGCGCTGCGCCAGAACAG GAAACTGAGCGGTATCAGTTAGGGAAACCAAGCACATTTCACTACCTAAATCAATCGAATTGCCATGCATTGGATGCAATTGATGATTCCAAAGAATACCTAGCTACGAGGAAAGCTATGGACGTTGTTGGAATTAGTCCTGAAGAACAG GATGCAATCTTTCGGGTAGTTGCTGCTATCCTTCATCTAGGAAACATTGAGTTTGCAAAGAGCGAAGAATCAGATGGTGCAGAACCCAAGGACGATAAATCCCGGTTCCATCTAAAAGTTGCTGCAAAACTTTTCAT GTGTGATGAGAAAGCTCTAGAGAACTCCTTGTGCAATAGGGTGATGGTGACTCGTGGTGAAAGCATTACAAAGCCTCTTGATCCCGGTAGTGCAGCACTAAGCAGAGATGCTCTTGCCAAGATTGTCTATTCTAAATTGTTTGATTG GCTTGTGACTAAGATAAATAATTCCATTGGCCAAGACTCAAGTTCTAAGTACATAATTGGAGTCCTGGATATTTATGGATTTGAGAGTTTCAAGACAAACAG TTTTGAACAGTTTTGTATAAACCTGACAAACGAGAAGCTGCAGCAGCATTTCAATCAG CATGTGTTCAAGATGGAGCAAGAAGAATATACTAAAGAAGAGATTGACTGGAGTTACATAGAGTTCATTGATAATCAAGATGTCCTTGACCTTATAGAAAAG AAACCTGGTGGAATTATTGCTCTTCTTGATGAGGCTTG TATGTTCCCAAGATCAACACATGATACACTTGCAGAAAAGCTATACCAGACATTTGGTAGCCACAAGCGTTTTACCAAGCCAAAATTGGCTCGTACAGACTTTACCATCTGCCATTATGCTGGTGAT GTCACTTATCAGACTGAACTATTTTTAGACAAGAACAAAGATTATGTTGTTGGAGAACATCAATCTCTCATGAACTCTTCAGATTGTTCCTTTGTCTCATCGTTGTTCCCAAAATCGCGAGAGGAATCGTCCAAATCATCAAAGTTCTCATCAATAGGCTCTCAATTCAAG CAACAACTACAATCTTTGCTCGAGACGTTGAACACCACAGAGCCACACTACATACGTTGTGTTAAGCCAAATAACGTTCTTAAGCCAGAAATATTTGAGAACGTTAATGTTCTGCATCAACTTAGGTGTGGG GGGGTCATGGAAGCCATTAGGATTAGTTGTGCTGGATATCCCACTAGAAAGCCTTTCAATGAATTTTTGACCAGGTTCCGAATTTTGGCCCCAGAGGCAACGGAGAGAAG CTTTGATGAAGTTGATGCTTGCAAAAAGCTTCTAGCAAGAGTGGACCTTAAAGGTTTTCAG ATAGGGAAGACAAAGGTGTTTCTTAGGGCAGGTCAGATGGCAGAACTGGATGCTCACCGAGCGGAAGTTCTTGGGCATTCAGCAAGGATTATACAGAGGAAAGTCATTACGTATCTGTCTCGCAAAAAATATCTGCTGTTGCAGTCCGCTTCAACTGAAATCCAAGCCTTTTGTAGAG GACATATTGCACGCGTTCAGTTTAAGGCCACGAGAAGAGAAGCTGCTTCTGTGAGAATTCAGAAGCAGGCACGGACATATATATGTCAGACAGCATTTAAAAAGTTGTGTGCTTCAGCTATTTCCATTCAGTCTGGGTTGCGTGCAATGGCTGCTCGAGTTGAATTTCAATACAGGACGAAGAGAAAAGCAGCGATTATTATTCAA AGTCAAATCAGAAGATGTTTGTGTCGACGGCGGTATTTGAGAACGAAGAAAGCAGCGATTACCACTCAATGTGGCTGGAGAGTGAAAGTTGCACACCGAGAATTGCGGAAGCTTAAAATG GCTGCTAAGGAAACAGGTGCCCTCCAAGACGCTAAGACTAAGCTAGAAAAGGAAGTGGAAGAACTCACTTCATGCTTAGAGCTTGAGAAACAAATGAGG ATGGAGCTTGAGCAAGTCAAAACTCAAGAAGTCGAAGATTTGCGGTCAGCTTTAAATGATATGAAACTTCAGCTAGGGGAAACTCAAGTAACCAAAAGTGAGGAGATTTTGAAGTTGCAGTCTGCTTTACAAGATATGCAACTAGAATTTGAAGAACTTGCTAAGGAGTTGGAGATGACAAATGATCTTGCTGCCGAAAATGAACAGCTCAAG GATTTGGTGAGCTCGTTGCAAAGGAAAATTGATGAATCCGATAGCAAATATGAAGAAACAAGTAAGCTAAGTGAAGAACGAGTAAAACAGGAGGTTCCCGTCATTGACCAAGGTGTAATTATCAAACTCGAAgctgaaaatcaaaaattgaaG GCTTTGGTCAGTacattggagaagaaaatcGATTCATTAGACAGAAAGCACGACGTAACAAGCTCAAACATCTCAGATCAATTGAAAGAGAGTGCTTCATCTGATTATGAGATGTTGAGTAATCTTGCAGCAGAGAATGAACGTCTGAAG GCACTTGTGAGTTCATTAGAGaatgaaaattatgaaaacGATGGAAATGATTCACCAAACGAGCAAAAGGAAGGACCACAGATGCTCAAAGAAGAGATATTAGCAGAAGATTTTTCGATTGATGATGAAATGACCAACAAACTTGCTGctgaaaacaaagatttatAT GATCTGGTAGATTTGTTGGAAAGGAAAATAGacgaaacagagaagaagtaTGAGGAAGCAAGTAAACTTTGTGAAGAGAGGCTTAAGCAGGTTGTGGACACAGAGAAGAAGTATGAGGAAGCAAGTAGACTTTGTGAAGAGAGGCTTAAGCAGGTTGTGGACACAGAGACAAAACTAATCGAGTTAAAAACATCTATGCAAAG GCTAGAGGAAAAGGTATCTGACATGGAAGCAGAAGACAAAATTCTTCGGCAGCAAGCGCTACGTAATTCAGCTTCCCGGAAAATGTCACCTCAGGTGTCATTTACAAGACCACCT CCTGTGGAGAACGGACATCAT GAATCATTTGCTCCTATACCATCAAGAAGGTTCGGGGCAATGTCTTTTAGACGATCTCAGATTGAACAACAACCCCAT GAATTTGTTGACGTCCTACTCAAATGTGTTTCGAAAAACGTCGGTTTCAGCCACGGAAAGCCTGTTGCAGCATTTACAATCTACAAATGTCTCATACACTGGAAACTATTCGAAGCAGAGAAAACCAGTGTCTTTGACCGTATTGTTCCTATTTTTGGTTCTGCTATAGAG AACCCAGAAGATGATAGCAATTTGGCTTATTGGCTAACAAACACATCTACACTGCTGTTCTTGCTTCAAAGAAGCTTGAAATCTCATAGTACAACCGGTGCAAGTCCGAAGAAACCTCCTCAgccaacttctttttttgggagGATGACACAG GGTTTCCGTTCACCCTCCTCGGCCAGCCTTTCAGGTGATGTAGTGCAACAAGTAGATGCTCGATATCCTGCTTTACTTTTCAAGCAGCAGCTTACAGCCTACATTGAGACTATATATGGGATATTTCAAGAGAATGTGAAGAGAAAACTCGCACCTGTGCTTTCGTCCTGCATTCAG GGACTGAAAGATTCATCACATGAGTTCTCTGCAGAGACTTTATCAGCTGAGTCATCTGAACAGAATTCACCAGAAAAGCCATCTGAAGAGAATCCACCGGAAAAGCTGTCTGAAGATAATTCATCAGGAAAGCTGTCTGAAGATTATTTAGCAGCAAAGCCTTCTGAAGATAATTCACCAGCAAAGCCATCTGAAGAGAACTCACAGGCAAAGCTATCCGAAGTGAATCCACAGGCAAAGCCATCCGCAGAGAATTCACTGGCAAAACCATCTGAGGAGAATTCACCCACGGAAACTTGGCAAGACGTCATTGGTCTTTTGAATCAGCTTCTCGGCACATTGAAGAAAAACTAC gttcctctgtttcttgctCAGAAGATTTTCTGCCAAACATTCCAAGACATCAACGTTCAACTCTTTAACAg CCTTCTGCAACGTGAATGCTGCACATTCATCATGGGCAAGAAGGTGAATGTCTGGCTAAATGAACTAGAGTCTTGGTGCAGCCAGGCAACTGAAGAT TTTGTAGGATCTTCTTGGGATGAACTCAAAAACACAAGACAAGCCTTAGTGCTATTG GTTACAGAACAGAAGTCCACAATTACATATGATGATCTAACGACTAACCTCTGCCCG GCTCTTAGTACTCAGCAATTGTATAGAATATGTACCCTCTGCAAAATTGATGATCACGAGGATCAAAATGTATCTCCAGAC GTGATTTCCAACTTGAAACTTCTAGTTACagatgaagacgaagacaGTCGTTCCTTCTTGTTAGACAATAATTCCAG CATCCCCTTTGCAGCTGATGAAATCTCGAACTCTATGCAAGAAAAAGACTTTACCAATGTAAAACCAGCTGTGGAACTCGCTGATAACCCTAACTTCCACTTTCTGAAGGAATGA
- the XID gene encoding myosin XI D (myosin XI D (XID); FUNCTIONS IN: motor activity; INVOLVED IN: actin filament-based movement; LOCATED IN: endomembrane system, myosin complex; EXPRESSED IN: 11 plant structures; EXPRESSED DURING: 7 growth stages; CONTAINS InterPro DOMAIN/s: Dil domain (InterPro:IPR018444), Dilute (InterPro:IPR002710), Myosin, N-terminal, SH3-like (InterPro:IPR004009), Myosin head, motor domain (InterPro:IPR001609), IQ calmodulin-binding region (InterPro:IPR000048); BEST Arabidopsis thaliana protein match is: myosin XI A (TAIR:AT1G04600.1); Has 35333 Blast hits to 34131 proteins in 2444 species: Archae - 798; Bacteria - 22429; Metazoa - 974; Fungi - 991; Plants - 531; Viruses - 0; Other Eukaryotes - 9610 (source: NCBI BLink).), with protein MVWKHQLIGFSGIFSNVSPASVKVTVGSQVWVEDPDEAWLDGEVVEANGQEIKVNCQTKTVVAKVNAVHPKDPEFPELGVDDMTKLAYLHEPGVLLNLKARYNANEIYTYTGNILIAVNPFKRLPHLYGNEIMEQYKGTDFGELSPHPFAVADSAYRKMINEGVSQAILVSGESGAGKTESTKMLMQYLAYMGGKAESEGRSVEQQVLESNPVLEAFGNAKTVRNNNSSRFGKFVEIQFNHMGRISGAAIRTYLLERSRVCQVSDPERNYHCFYMLCAAPEQETERYQLGKPSTFHYLNQSNCHALDAIDDSKEYLATRKAMDVVGISPEEQDAIFRVVAAILHLGNIEFAKSEESDGAEPKDDKSRFHLKVAAKLFMCDEKALENSLCNRVMVTRGESITKPLDPGSAALSRDALAKIVYSKLFDWLVTKINNSIGQDSSSKYIIGVLDIYGFESFKTNSFEQFCINLTNEKLQQHFNQHVFKMEQEEYTKEEIDWSYIEFIDNQDVLDLIEKKPGGIIALLDEACMFPRSTHDTLAEKLYQTFGSHKRFTKPKLARTDFTICHYAGDVTYQTELFLDKNKDYVVGEHQSLMNSSDCSFVSSLFPKSREESSKSSKFSSIGSQFKQQLQSLLETLNTTEPHYIRCVKPNNVLKPEIFENVNVLHQLRCGGVMEAIRISCAGYPTRKPFNEFLTRFRILAPEATERSFDEVDACKKLLARVDLKGFQIGKTKVFLRAGQMAELDAHRAEVLGHSARIIQRKVITYLSRKKYLLLQSASTEIQAFCRGHIARVQFKATRREAASVRIQKQARTYICQTAFKKLCASAISIQSGLRAMAARVEFQYRTKRKAAIIIQSQIRRCLCRRRYLRTKKAAITTQCGWRVKVAHRELRKLKMAAKETGALQDAKTKLEKEVEELTSCLELEKQMRMELEQVKTQEVEDLRSALNDMKLQLGETQVTKSEEILKLQSALQDMQLEFEELAKELEMTNDLAAENEQLKDLVSSLQRKIDESDSKYEETSKLSEERVKQEVPVIDQGVIIKLEAENQKLKALVSTLEKKIDSLDRKHDVTSSNISDQLKESASSDYEMLSNLAAENERLKALVSSLENENYENDGNDSPNEQKEGPQMLKEEILAEDFSIDDEMTNKLAAENKDLYDLVDLLERKIDETEKKYEEASKLCEERLKQVVDTEKKYEEASRLCEERLKQVVDTETKLIELKTSMQRLEEKVSDMEAEDKILRQQALRNSASRKMSPQKSLDLFVFMYLFQPVENGHHESFAPIPSRRFGAMSFRRSQIEQQPHEFVDVLLKCVSKNVGFSHGKPVAAFTIYKCLIHWKLFEAEKTSVFDRIVPIFGSAIENPEDDSNLAYWLTNTSTLLFLLQRSLKSHSTTGASPKKPPQPTSFFGRMTQGFRSPSSASLSGDVVQQVDARYPALLFKQQLTAYIETIYGIFQENVKRKLAPVLSSCIQGLKDSSHEFSAETLSAESSEQNSPEKPSEENPPEKLSEDNSSGKLSEDYLAAKPSEDNSPAKPSEENSQAKLSEVNPQAKPSAENSLAKPSEENSPTETWQDVIGLLNQLLGTLKKNYVPLFLAQKIFCQTFQDINVQLFNSLLQRECCTFIMGKKVNVWLNELESWCSQATEDFVGSSWDELKNTRQALVLLVTEQKSTITYDDLTTNLCPALSTQQLYRICTLCKIDDHEDQNVSPDVISNLKLLVTDEDEDSRSFLLDNNSSIPFAADEISNSMQEKDFTNVKPAVELADNPNFHFLKE; from the exons AAGGTAACTGTGGGGTCACAGGTCTGGGTGGAAGATCCAGATGAAGCCTGGCTAGATGGAGAAGTTGTGGAAGCTAACGGTCAAGAGATCAAAGTTAATTGCCAAACCAAGACG GTTGTGGCAAAGGTTAATGCTGTCCACCCCAAGGATCCTGAGTTTCCTGAGCTTGGTGTGGACGACATGACAAAGCTTGCGTATTTGCATGAACCAGGGGTTCTTCTCAATCTAAAAGCCAGATACAATGcaaatgaaatatat ACATACACAGGGAATATACTGATAGCTGTGAATCCCTTTAAAAGATTACCCCACCTATATGGAAATGAGATAATGGAGCAATATAAGGGCACAGATTTTGGCGAGTTAAGCCCACATCCTTTTGCTGTTGCTGATTCTGCATACAG aaaaatgatCAACGAGGGAGTAAGCCAGGCGATCTTGGTGAGTGGAGAAAGCGGTGCTGGGAAGACAGAGAGCACAAAAATGCTCATGCAATATCTTGCATACATGGGTGGAAAAGCTGAGAGTGAAGGACGATCTGTCGAACAGCAAGTTTTGGAG TCAAATCCAGTTTTAGAAGCTTTTGGTAATGCAAAAACCGTCAGAAACAATAATTCAAG TCGTTTTGGTAAATTTGTGGAGATTCAGTTCAATCATATGGGAAGAATCTCAGGAGCTGCTATTAGAACATATTTGCTGGAGAGGTCACGAGTTTGTCAAGTTTCTGATCCTGAAAGAAACTATCATTGCTTTTACATGCTTTGCGCTGCGCCAGAACAG GAAACTGAGCGGTATCAGTTAGGGAAACCAAGCACATTTCACTACCTAAATCAATCGAATTGCCATGCATTGGATGCAATTGATGATTCCAAAGAATACCTAGCTACGAGGAAAGCTATGGACGTTGTTGGAATTAGTCCTGAAGAACAG GATGCAATCTTTCGGGTAGTTGCTGCTATCCTTCATCTAGGAAACATTGAGTTTGCAAAGAGCGAAGAATCAGATGGTGCAGAACCCAAGGACGATAAATCCCGGTTCCATCTAAAAGTTGCTGCAAAACTTTTCAT GTGTGATGAGAAAGCTCTAGAGAACTCCTTGTGCAATAGGGTGATGGTGACTCGTGGTGAAAGCATTACAAAGCCTCTTGATCCCGGTAGTGCAGCACTAAGCAGAGATGCTCTTGCCAAGATTGTCTATTCTAAATTGTTTGATTG GCTTGTGACTAAGATAAATAATTCCATTGGCCAAGACTCAAGTTCTAAGTACATAATTGGAGTCCTGGATATTTATGGATTTGAGAGTTTCAAGACAAACAG TTTTGAACAGTTTTGTATAAACCTGACAAACGAGAAGCTGCAGCAGCATTTCAATCAG CATGTGTTCAAGATGGAGCAAGAAGAATATACTAAAGAAGAGATTGACTGGAGTTACATAGAGTTCATTGATAATCAAGATGTCCTTGACCTTATAGAAAAG AAACCTGGTGGAATTATTGCTCTTCTTGATGAGGCTTG TATGTTCCCAAGATCAACACATGATACACTTGCAGAAAAGCTATACCAGACATTTGGTAGCCACAAGCGTTTTACCAAGCCAAAATTGGCTCGTACAGACTTTACCATCTGCCATTATGCTGGTGAT GTCACTTATCAGACTGAACTATTTTTAGACAAGAACAAAGATTATGTTGTTGGAGAACATCAATCTCTCATGAACTCTTCAGATTGTTCCTTTGTCTCATCGTTGTTCCCAAAATCGCGAGAGGAATCGTCCAAATCATCAAAGTTCTCATCAATAGGCTCTCAATTCAAG CAACAACTACAATCTTTGCTCGAGACGTTGAACACCACAGAGCCACACTACATACGTTGTGTTAAGCCAAATAACGTTCTTAAGCCAGAAATATTTGAGAACGTTAATGTTCTGCATCAACTTAGGTGTGGG GGGGTCATGGAAGCCATTAGGATTAGTTGTGCTGGATATCCCACTAGAAAGCCTTTCAATGAATTTTTGACCAGGTTCCGAATTTTGGCCCCAGAGGCAACGGAGAGAAG CTTTGATGAAGTTGATGCTTGCAAAAAGCTTCTAGCAAGAGTGGACCTTAAAGGTTTTCAG ATAGGGAAGACAAAGGTGTTTCTTAGGGCAGGTCAGATGGCAGAACTGGATGCTCACCGAGCGGAAGTTCTTGGGCATTCAGCAAGGATTATACAGAGGAAAGTCATTACGTATCTGTCTCGCAAAAAATATCTGCTGTTGCAGTCCGCTTCAACTGAAATCCAAGCCTTTTGTAGAG GACATATTGCACGCGTTCAGTTTAAGGCCACGAGAAGAGAAGCTGCTTCTGTGAGAATTCAGAAGCAGGCACGGACATATATATGTCAGACAGCATTTAAAAAGTTGTGTGCTTCAGCTATTTCCATTCAGTCTGGGTTGCGTGCAATGGCTGCTCGAGTTGAATTTCAATACAGGACGAAGAGAAAAGCAGCGATTATTATTCAA AGTCAAATCAGAAGATGTTTGTGTCGACGGCGGTATTTGAGAACGAAGAAAGCAGCGATTACCACTCAATGTGGCTGGAGAGTGAAAGTTGCACACCGAGAATTGCGGAAGCTTAAAATG GCTGCTAAGGAAACAGGTGCCCTCCAAGACGCTAAGACTAAGCTAGAAAAGGAAGTGGAAGAACTCACTTCATGCTTAGAGCTTGAGAAACAAATGAGG ATGGAGCTTGAGCAAGTCAAAACTCAAGAAGTCGAAGATTTGCGGTCAGCTTTAAATGATATGAAACTTCAGCTAGGGGAAACTCAAGTAACCAAAAGTGAGGAGATTTTGAAGTTGCAGTCTGCTTTACAAGATATGCAACTAGAATTTGAAGAACTTGCTAAGGAGTTGGAGATGACAAATGATCTTGCTGCCGAAAATGAACAGCTCAAG GATTTGGTGAGCTCGTTGCAAAGGAAAATTGATGAATCCGATAGCAAATATGAAGAAACAAGTAAGCTAAGTGAAGAACGAGTAAAACAGGAGGTTCCCGTCATTGACCAAGGTGTAATTATCAAACTCGAAgctgaaaatcaaaaattgaaG GCTTTGGTCAGTacattggagaagaaaatcGATTCATTAGACAGAAAGCACGACGTAACAAGCTCAAACATCTCAGATCAATTGAAAGAGAGTGCTTCATCTGATTATGAGATGTTGAGTAATCTTGCAGCAGAGAATGAACGTCTGAAG GCACTTGTGAGTTCATTAGAGaatgaaaattatgaaaacGATGGAAATGATTCACCAAACGAGCAAAAGGAAGGACCACAGATGCTCAAAGAAGAGATATTAGCAGAAGATTTTTCGATTGATGATGAAATGACCAACAAACTTGCTGctgaaaacaaagatttatAT GATCTGGTAGATTTGTTGGAAAGGAAAATAGacgaaacagagaagaagtaTGAGGAAGCAAGTAAACTTTGTGAAGAGAGGCTTAAGCAGGTTGTGGACACAGAGAAGAAGTATGAGGAAGCAAGTAGACTTTGTGAAGAGAGGCTTAAGCAGGTTGTGGACACAGAGACAAAACTAATCGAGTTAAAAACATCTATGCAAAG GCTAGAGGAAAAGGTATCTGACATGGAAGCAGAAGACAAAATTCTTCGGCAGCAAGCGCTACGTAATTCAGCTTCCCGGAAAATGTCACCTCAG aaaagtCTTGACCTCTTCGTTTTCATGTACCTCTTCCAGCCTGTGGAGAACGGACATCAT GAATCATTTGCTCCTATACCATCAAGAAGGTTCGGGGCAATGTCTTTTAGACGATCTCAGATTGAACAACAACCCCAT GAATTTGTTGACGTCCTACTCAAATGTGTTTCGAAAAACGTCGGTTTCAGCCACGGAAAGCCTGTTGCAGCATTTACAATCTACAAATGTCTCATACACTGGAAACTATTCGAAGCAGAGAAAACCAGTGTCTTTGACCGTATTGTTCCTATTTTTGGTTCTGCTATAGAG AACCCAGAAGATGATAGCAATTTGGCTTATTGGCTAACAAACACATCTACACTGCTGTTCTTGCTTCAAAGAAGCTTGAAATCTCATAGTACAACCGGTGCAAGTCCGAAGAAACCTCCTCAgccaacttctttttttgggagGATGACACAG GGTTTCCGTTCACCCTCCTCGGCCAGCCTTTCAGGTGATGTAGTGCAACAAGTAGATGCTCGATATCCTGCTTTACTTTTCAAGCAGCAGCTTACAGCCTACATTGAGACTATATATGGGATATTTCAAGAGAATGTGAAGAGAAAACTCGCACCTGTGCTTTCGTCCTGCATTCAG GGACTGAAAGATTCATCACATGAGTTCTCTGCAGAGACTTTATCAGCTGAGTCATCTGAACAGAATTCACCAGAAAAGCCATCTGAAGAGAATCCACCGGAAAAGCTGTCTGAAGATAATTCATCAGGAAAGCTGTCTGAAGATTATTTAGCAGCAAAGCCTTCTGAAGATAATTCACCAGCAAAGCCATCTGAAGAGAACTCACAGGCAAAGCTATCCGAAGTGAATCCACAGGCAAAGCCATCCGCAGAGAATTCACTGGCAAAACCATCTGAGGAGAATTCACCCACGGAAACTTGGCAAGACGTCATTGGTCTTTTGAATCAGCTTCTCGGCACATTGAAGAAAAACTAC gttcctctgtttcttgctCAGAAGATTTTCTGCCAAACATTCCAAGACATCAACGTTCAACTCTTTAACAg CCTTCTGCAACGTGAATGCTGCACATTCATCATGGGCAAGAAGGTGAATGTCTGGCTAAATGAACTAGAGTCTTGGTGCAGCCAGGCAACTGAAGAT TTTGTAGGATCTTCTTGGGATGAACTCAAAAACACAAGACAAGCCTTAGTGCTATTG GTTACAGAACAGAAGTCCACAATTACATATGATGATCTAACGACTAACCTCTGCCCG GCTCTTAGTACTCAGCAATTGTATAGAATATGTACCCTCTGCAAAATTGATGATCACGAGGATCAAAATGTATCTCCAGAC GTGATTTCCAACTTGAAACTTCTAGTTACagatgaagacgaagacaGTCGTTCCTTCTTGTTAGACAATAATTCCAG CATCCCCTTTGCAGCTGATGAAATCTCGAACTCTATGCAAGAAAAAGACTTTACCAATGTAAAACCAGCTGTGGAACTCGCTGATAACCCTAACTTCCACTTTCTGAAGGAATGA